The proteins below come from a single Rhizobium tropici CIAT 899 genomic window:
- a CDS encoding CarD family transcriptional regulator, whose amino-acid sequence MTTQQKKPSAARHGFKTGEAIVYPAHGVGTITAIEEQEVAGMKLELFVIDFEKDKMRLKVPVAKAMSIGMRKLSETDFVERALKVVQGKARVKRTMWSRRAQEYDAKINSGDLISIAEVVRDLYRAENQPEQSYSERQLYEAALDRMAREIAAVNKMSETEAVRLVETNLNKGPKRGKVVEEDDSQDEAA is encoded by the coding sequence ATGACGACCCAGCAGAAAAAACCTTCAGCAGCACGCCATGGCTTCAAGACTGGTGAAGCGATCGTTTATCCGGCCCACGGTGTCGGCACGATCACTGCGATCGAAGAACAGGAAGTCGCAGGCATGAAGCTCGAGCTGTTCGTGATCGACTTCGAGAAAGACAAGATGCGCCTGAAGGTTCCGGTGGCCAAGGCCATGAGCATCGGCATGCGCAAACTTTCCGAGACCGATTTCGTCGAGCGTGCATTGAAGGTCGTGCAGGGCAAGGCCCGCGTCAAGCGCACCATGTGGTCGCGCCGCGCGCAGGAATACGATGCCAAGATCAATTCCGGCGATCTGATCTCGATCGCAGAGGTCGTTCGCGATCTCTATCGCGCCGAGAACCAGCCGGAACAGTCCTATTCCGAACGTCAGCTTTATGAAGCTGCACTTGACCGCATGGCGCGTGAAATCGCCGCTGTCAACAAGATGTCGGAAACCGAAGCCGTTCGCCTTGTCGAAACCAATCTGAACAAGGGACCGAAGCGCGGCAAGGTCGTCGAAGAAGACGATTCCCAGGACGAAGCCGCATAA
- the fdxA gene encoding ferredoxin FdxA has protein sequence MTYVVTDNCIRCKYTDCVEVCPVDCFYEGENFLVIHPDECIDCGVCEPECPAEAIKPDTEPGLDKWLKVNAEYAAIWPNITVKRDPMPEAKEMDGEQGKFEKYFSANPGTGD, from the coding sequence ATGACATATGTCGTGACCGACAATTGCATCCGCTGCAAATATACCGATTGTGTGGAAGTCTGCCCTGTCGACTGCTTCTACGAAGGCGAAAACTTCCTCGTCATTCATCCCGACGAATGCATCGACTGCGGCGTCTGCGAACCTGAATGTCCCGCCGAGGCGATCAAGCCCGATACGGAACCGGGTCTCGACAAGTGGCTGAAGGTCAATGCGGAATATGCTGCCATCTGGCCGAACATCACGGTCAAGCGCGATCCGATGCCGGAAGCCAAGGAAATGGATGGCGAACAGGGAAAATTCGAGAAGTATTTCTCGGCCAATCCCGGTACGGGCGACTGA
- a CDS encoding RNA-binding S4 domain-containing protein: protein MTDEKQPFSGSRQRIDKWLFFARMVKSRSLAQVYVQNGSVRVNGERVVQPSFGIKAGDRIELSLERRDIVLIVRSAGERRGPFEEARLLYEDLTPPPDETKRLTPFEQALRAPGSGRPTKRDRRAIDRLTSDDD, encoded by the coding sequence ATGACGGACGAGAAACAGCCATTTTCCGGTTCGCGCCAGCGCATCGACAAATGGCTGTTCTTTGCCCGCATGGTGAAATCCCGCTCATTGGCGCAGGTCTATGTGCAGAACGGCAGCGTCCGGGTGAATGGCGAGCGGGTCGTGCAGCCGAGTTTCGGCATCAAGGCCGGTGACCGCATCGAGCTCTCACTGGAGCGGCGGGATATAGTGTTGATCGTGCGGTCGGCCGGCGAGCGCAGAGGTCCCTTCGAGGAAGCCAGGCTGCTTTACGAAGATCTGACGCCGCCGCCGGATGAGACAAAACGCCTCACCCCGTTCGAGCAGGCGTTGCGGGCACCCGGCAGCGGCAGGCCCACAAAAAGGGATCGGCGTGCGATCGATCGCCTCACCTCCGACGATGATTAG
- a CDS encoding helicase-related protein: protein MTQTSQPMILSGRGVTAVLGPTNTGKTHYAIERMVAHGSGVIGLPLRLLAREVYTRVVEKVGAHNVALVTGEEKISPPNARYSVCTVEAMPRETRASFVAIDEVQLAGDLERGHIFTDRLLHLRGRDETLLLGAGTMRPILEQLLPGITVLERPRLSHLFYAGQKKITRLPQRTAIVAFSADEVYAIAELIRRQRGGAAVVLGALSPRTRNAQVALYQAGDVEYLVATDAIGMGLNLDVDHVAFAQDRKFDGYQFRNLNPGELGQIAGRAGRHLKDGTFGVTGQVDPFDDELVRRIEGHEFDMVKVLQWRTKELDFASIAALRASLEDAPRVQGLTRALPAVDQQALEYLSRDLEIVDLASNPARVEKLWEACALPDYRRITPAQHADLIATLFSDLVRYGTVKEDFLAEQVHRADRTDGEIDTLSARIAQIRTWTYVSNRPGWLADPTHWQEKTREIEDRLSDALHERLTKRFVDRRTSVLMKRLRENAMLEAEISVNGDVFVEGHHVGQLTGFRFTPIAGTEGPDAKAVQTASQKALGLEFEARAARMHAAGNGDLAISADGLVRWLGDPVARLSGSDHVMRPRVILLADEQLTGNARDHVAARIERFVNHHISTILKPLDDLQRAEDLQGLAKGLAFQLVENLGVLFRRDVTEEVKSLDQDGRASMRRYGVRFGAYHIFVPALLKPAPAELITLLWALKNDGLDKPGYGDLIPVLAAGRTSVVTDPGYERTFYKLAGFRFLGKRAVRIDILERLADLIRPLLQWKPGQASRPDGAYDGRRFTTTTAMLSILGATLEDMEEILKGLGYRADAVKAEEATAFLAQQDAAAAPAAPAGDATAEKADHDDADTATDEPAKEVEAVSPETAAPAEAPAETEVAVAAEPVAVAEAAAEPTEPKPVLLWRLGGRNDHQQRQGGRGHGDRRGGQQGEGRGQQGNRRGGEQAAGEGNREGGRDRRDGRDNREARGNDKGPRGNREGGRPQHQGNRGDRQERGDRNDRNNRGASQPLRFEAKPPRKEKPIDPDSPFAKLAALKEQMKK from the coding sequence ATGACTCAGACTTCGCAGCCCATGATCCTGAGCGGACGCGGCGTGACCGCAGTGCTCGGACCGACCAATACCGGCAAGACCCATTATGCCATCGAGCGCATGGTGGCACACGGCAGCGGCGTGATCGGCCTGCCGCTGCGGCTGCTTGCCCGTGAGGTGTATACGCGCGTCGTCGAGAAGGTCGGCGCGCACAATGTCGCGCTGGTGACCGGCGAGGAAAAGATATCGCCGCCCAATGCTCGCTATTCGGTCTGCACGGTGGAGGCCATGCCGCGTGAGACGCGCGCCTCCTTCGTCGCGATCGACGAAGTGCAGCTTGCCGGCGATCTGGAGCGCGGACATATTTTTACCGACCGCCTTCTGCATCTGCGCGGCCGCGATGAAACCCTGCTGCTCGGCGCCGGCACGATGCGGCCGATCCTTGAACAACTTCTGCCTGGCATTACCGTCCTCGAACGGCCGAGGCTATCGCATCTTTTCTACGCCGGGCAGAAGAAGATCACGCGGCTGCCGCAGCGCACGGCCATTGTCGCCTTTTCCGCCGACGAGGTTTATGCGATCGCAGAACTCATTCGTCGCCAGCGCGGTGGCGCGGCGGTCGTTCTCGGGGCGCTCAGCCCGCGTACCCGCAATGCGCAGGTGGCTCTCTATCAGGCCGGCGATGTCGAATATCTGGTTGCGACCGATGCGATCGGCATGGGGCTTAACCTCGATGTGGATCATGTCGCCTTTGCGCAGGACCGCAAGTTCGACGGCTATCAGTTCCGCAATCTCAATCCGGGAGAGCTCGGTCAGATCGCAGGGCGCGCCGGCCGCCATCTCAAGGACGGCACCTTCGGGGTGACGGGACAGGTCGATCCTTTCGACGACGAACTCGTGCGCCGGATCGAGGGACACGAATTCGACATGGTCAAGGTGCTGCAATGGCGCACCAAAGAACTGGATTTCGCTTCGATCGCGGCGTTGCGTGCAAGTTTGGAAGACGCGCCTCGCGTGCAGGGCTTGACGCGCGCGCTGCCTGCGGTAGACCAGCAGGCATTGGAATATCTGTCACGCGATCTGGAGATAGTCGATCTTGCCAGCAACCCGGCTCGGGTTGAGAAATTGTGGGAGGCCTGTGCGCTTCCCGACTATCGGCGCATCACGCCTGCCCAGCATGCTGATCTCATCGCCACCCTCTTTTCTGATCTCGTGCGCTATGGCACGGTGAAAGAGGATTTCCTGGCCGAACAGGTGCATCGCGCCGATCGGACGGATGGCGAGATCGACACGCTTTCGGCGCGAATCGCGCAGATAAGGACTTGGACCTATGTGTCGAACCGGCCCGGCTGGCTTGCCGATCCGACACACTGGCAAGAAAAGACGCGGGAAATCGAAGATCGATTGTCCGACGCGTTACATGAGAGGTTGACGAAACGCTTTGTTGATCGCAGGACATCTGTGCTCATGAAGCGCCTGAGAGAGAATGCGATGCTGGAAGCTGAAATCAGTGTGAATGGAGATGTCTTCGTAGAGGGGCATCATGTGGGACAGTTGACCGGATTCCGGTTCACGCCTATCGCAGGGACCGAAGGGCCGGATGCCAAGGCTGTCCAGACCGCCTCGCAAAAGGCGCTGGGGCTGGAGTTCGAGGCGCGTGCCGCACGTATGCATGCGGCCGGCAACGGCGATCTCGCGATCAGTGCCGATGGCCTGGTGCGCTGGCTCGGCGACCCCGTCGCGCGTCTGTCAGGCAGCGATCATGTCATGCGTCCGCGTGTCATCCTGCTCGCCGACGAGCAGCTGACCGGCAATGCGCGCGATCATGTCGCCGCCCGTATCGAGCGCTTCGTGAACCATCATATAAGCACGATCCTGAAGCCGCTGGACGATCTCCAGCGTGCCGAAGATCTGCAGGGCCTTGCCAAGGGGCTGGCTTTCCAGCTGGTGGAGAATCTCGGCGTTCTGTTCCGCCGCGACGTCACGGAAGAAGTGAAGTCGCTGGATCAGGACGGGCGTGCCTCGATGCGCCGCTACGGCGTTCGCTTCGGCGCGTATCATATTTTCGTGCCCGCCCTGCTGAAGCCGGCTCCGGCCGAGCTCATCACGCTCCTCTGGGCGCTGAAGAACGATGGCCTGGACAAGCCGGGCTATGGCGATCTGATTCCGGTTCTGGCCGCTGGCCGCACCTCGGTCGTCACCGATCCGGGCTATGAGCGCACATTCTACAAGCTTGCCGGCTTCCGGTTCCTCGGCAAGCGTGCGGTGCGCATCGACATCCTCGAGCGCCTGGCGGATCTCATCCGTCCGCTGCTGCAGTGGAAGCCCGGCCAGGCTTCGCGCCCCGACGGCGCTTATGATGGCCGTCGTTTCACGACGACGACTGCGATGCTCTCCATTCTCGGCGCGACGCTCGAGGACATGGAGGAAATCCTCAAGGGTCTCGGCTATCGTGCCGATGCGGTGAAGGCGGAGGAGGCTACGGCCTTCCTCGCTCAGCAGGATGCGGCTGCAGCGCCCGCCGCACCGGCAGGGGACGCCACAGCCGAAAAAGCCGATCATGATGATGCCGACACTGCGACTGACGAGCCGGCTAAGGAAGTAGAAGCCGTTTCGCCGGAAACAGCCGCTCCCGCCGAGGCACCTGCTGAGACGGAAGTTGCCGTAGCTGCCGAGCCTGTTGCCGTTGCAGAAGCCGCCGCAGAGCCGACCGAACCGAAGCCTGTTCTGCTCTGGCGTCTGGGTGGCCGCAACGACCATCAGCAGCGGCAAGGTGGCCGCGGCCACGGCGATCGTCGCGGTGGCCAGCAGGGCGAGGGGCGCGGTCAGCAGGGCAATCGCCGTGGTGGCGAGCAGGCAGCCGGTGAAGGCAATCGCGAAGGCGGTCGTGATCGCCGCGATGGACGCGACAATCGTGAGGCTCGTGGCAATGACAAGGGTCCGCGCGGCAATCGCGAGGGCGGCCGTCCGCAGCATCAGGGCAATCGCGGCGATCGTCAGGAACGTGGCGACCGGAATGATCGCAACAATCGCGGTGCCTCGCAGCCGTTGCGCTTCGAAGCCAAGCCGCCGCGCAAGGAAAAGCCGATCGATCCGGATTCTCCTTTCGCCAAGCTCGCTGCCCTCAAGGAGCAGATGAAGAAATAG
- a CDS encoding DUF3309 family protein: MLGTVLLVILILLLVGALPSWGYSRSWGYGPSGGLGLVLVIVLILLLMGRI; the protein is encoded by the coding sequence ATGCTTGGTACGGTATTGCTTGTCATACTGATTCTGCTGCTGGTTGGCGCACTTCCCAGCTGGGGTTACAGCCGGTCATGGGGGTATGGCCCGTCGGGTGGTCTCGGGCTTGTTCTCGTCATTGTCCTCATTCTGTTATTAATGGGGCGCATCTGA
- a CDS encoding YMGG-like glycine zipper-containing protein — MKKIIFAIALVGALASCTATEKGTAIGAGTGALIGGVATHSWGGAAVGAVAGGVVGNLIGRSEERRGYCIYRDRYGHRYEARCR; from the coding sequence ATGAAGAAGATTATCTTCGCGATCGCCCTCGTCGGCGCATTGGCGTCGTGCACGGCAACGGAAAAAGGTACGGCGATCGGCGCCGGTACCGGCGCACTGATCGGTGGCGTTGCCACCCATAGCTGGGGCGGCGCCGCTGTCGGCGCGGTCGCTGGCGGCGTAGTCGGCAACCTCATCGGACGTTCGGAAGAGCGTCGCGGCTACTGCATCTATCGCGACCGCTATGGTCACCGTTATGAGGCTCGCTGCCGCTAA